In the genome of Vicia villosa cultivar HV-30 ecotype Madison, WI linkage group LG7, Vvil1.0, whole genome shotgun sequence, one region contains:
- the LOC131619493 gene encoding uncharacterized protein LOC131619493, which produces MKKVSNLQKKTAAVQKGEQVTANFRLPLFRSSAELAKKYDIKCEMVNNNNREGTSKVGIRPPFVPASRELFNLSKFETAASKIDSSADVFYPTKMRTRQTTPRKVGAECTDSRTMQQVNPKTGPEIASRTRQQLAKKTGPEIVDSRTRQQQGNDKQNPSSASAKQPQGSAKQQQVSSAKQVSSAKQQVSSAKQQASSANQKRPSIASQQLPSSAKHNTSTAKQQPKEKRVADTADSRSNQNRMKRAMIEVDGNSGTGQGSGLKKTKRSPMCKSTSIEEFLKENGENSEEDECENLEEEENMMGEEENTQQNGSKQTEGASKKRTRGPTKCLKIHSRKSADREEVVLDDDGEPIGPNDRTVTDLSCFLGTVARNSDLCPLVFTNFKALKKANKDRIWEFVTDKFIIPENGRRAVFSRINDAWRRFKKDLKKSCFLKYTTMSERLKHRPQTVPEVHFKQLISYWKNNNIQKISKINAVNRAKQKYMHRMGPTNFARIRAKLRAKKEDGKEVSQAEMFIETRQSRKGKQPDEETSSVISKLQESVQNSTESETFNSLFGKEKSGRVRCYGRTITPTMLKRKEEILVIKRQHNDEVAGMKREIDGMKALFKTMMKQQNPHMSDDEISNLMASAMGCSISSTAAPADPHSSASTHIPHCEQGGEEADYDEDMEEACDDHEDMEEACDDHEDVEGGYAEDVEEGGCSEDVEEEQGEDQEE; this is translated from the exons atgaagaaggtttcaaacttGCAAAAGAAGACGGCTGCCGTACAAAAGGGTGAACAAGTTACCGCCAATTTTCGGTTGCCTCTATTTAGATCCAGTGCTGAATTGGCTAAGAAGTATGATATCAAATGCGAGATGGTAAATAATAATAACCGTGAAGGAACTAGTAAAGTGGGCATCCGACCTCCTTTTGTGCCTGCATCTAGGGAACTATTCAACTTATCTAAGTTTGAAACTGCTGCTTCAAAGATTGATAGTTCGGCCGATGTGTTTTATCCAACCAAAATGAGGACAAGGCAGACAACTCCCAGAAAAGTAGGGGCTGAATGTACTGATTCAAGGACCATGCAGCAAGTGAATCCCAAAACAGGGCCTGAAATTGCTTCAAGGACCAGGCAGCAACTTGCTAAAAAAACAGGGCCTGAAATTGTTGATTCAAGGACCAGGCAGCAGCAAGGAAATGATAAGCAGAATCCTTCAAGTGCAAGTGCAAAGCAGCCACAAGGAAGTGCAAAGCAGCAACAAGTTTCAAGTGCTAAACAAGTTTCAAGCGCTAAGCAACAAGTTTCAAGTGCTAAGCAACAAGCTTCGAGTGCGAATCAGAAACGTCCTTCAATTGCGTCTCAGCAACTTCCTTCAAGTGCAAAGCATAATACTTCAACTGCAAAGCAGCAACCTAAGGAGAAACGGGTGGCTGACACTGCTGATTCAAGGTCAAACCAGAATCGTATGAAAAGGGCAATGATAGAAGTCGATGGAAATTCCGGGACAGGGCAAGGAAGTGGCTTGAAGAAGACAAAACGAAGCCCAATGTGTAAATCGACATCCattgaagaattcctcaaagaaaaTGGGGAAaatagtgaagaagatgaatgtgaGAATCTTGAGGAAGAAGAAAATATGATGGGTGAAGAGGAAAACACTCAGCAAAATGGAAGTAAACAAACTGAAG GGGCAAGTAAGAAAAGGACACGTGGACCAACTAAATGTTTGAAAATCCATTCTAGAAAGAGTGCGGATCGTGAAGAGGTGGTCTTAGACGATGATGGAGAACCTATTGGACCCAATGATCGAACCGTGACAGATTTGAGTTGTTTCCTTGGCACTGTCGCAAGGAATTCAGACTTGTGTCCCTTAGTTTTTACtaacttcaaagctttgaagaaaGCAAACAAGGACCGTATATGGGAATTTGTCACT GATAAATTCATTATCCCTGAAAATGGACGTAGAGCGGTTTTCTCTCGCATTAATGATGCTTGGAGGCGTTTCAAGAAAGATCTCAAAAAGAGTTGTTTTTTAAAGTACACTACTATGAGTGAAAGATTGAAGCATCGTCCCCAGACTGTACCTGAAGTTCATTTCAAGCAATTGATATCCTATTGGAAGAACAATAACATCCAA AAAATTAGCAAAATCAATGCTGTGAACAGAGCTAAGCAAAAGTATATGCATCGGATGGGCCCAACAAACTTTGCGAGGATTCGTGCAAAACTG CGTGCTAAGAAAGAGGACGGAAAGGAAGTTAGCCAGGCAGAGATGTTCATTGAGACTCGACAAAGTCGAAAAGGAAAACAGCCGGATGAGGAAACTTCAAGTGTAATT tctaagcttcaagaatcagtTCAGAATTCAACTGAATCTGAGACATTTAACTCCTTGTTTGGGAAAGAAAAATCTGGACGAGTTCGTTGCTATGGAAGAACAATAACACCTACCATgcttaaaagaaaagaagaaattctGGTTATTAAAAGGCAACATAATGATGAAGTGGCTGGCATGAAGAGGGAGATAGATGGTATGAAGGCGCTATTTAAGACAATGATGAAGCAACAAAACCCACATATGAGCGACGACGAGATCTCTAATTTGATGGCAAGTGCTATGGGCTGTTCCATTAGTTCTACTGCTGCTCCTGCTGATCCACATTCGTCTGCATCAACTCATATTCCGCATTGCGAACAG GGTGGAGAGGAAGCAGATTATGATGAAGATATGGAAGAAGCTTGTGATGATCATGAAGATATGGAAGAAGCTTGTGATGATCATGAAGATGTGGAAGGAGGTTATGCTGAAGATgttgaagaaggtggttgttcagaagatgtggaagaagagCAAGGAGAAGATCAAGAAGAATAG
- the LOC131619494 gene encoding uncharacterized protein LOC131619494, whose amino-acid sequence MDKEWTKLPWFSQEYINGVTRFLDFAFTKGSPQGGELLCPCAKCKNIYWKTRDIIRDHLIAKGFLDGYDVWVHHGEKLQRSMEIGDGMEDQDGSHDDIPGLLHDIYGDRAEAHGVDEGPNDEARTFYSLIKEAEQELYPGCKDFSSLSFTIQLYLLKCLHGWSNTSFTALLELLKEAMPDLNIPESFYKTKAMISGLGLDYKKIDACPNDCMLFWKEHEKDNSCTICEASRWKQNAATEGCESEQPKNDCRVPAKVLRHFPLIPRLQRLFMCSKTAESMRWHEEERSKDGKLRHPADGKAWKDFDELHPDFSSESRNVRLGLTSDGFNPFRTMSLSHSTWPVLMMVYNTPPWLSMKPEYTMLSLLIPGPKSPGNDIDVYLQPLIEELKELWESGIETYDSSMNQNFQMHAALLWTISDYPAYAMLSGWSTKGKLACACCKSNTNSLYLKHSHKMCYMDHRTFLPRTHSWRDDVKSFNGEEEHRTAPSIIVGTLLDIMGKTKDHIKARYDLQEMGIREKLHPREIGGGRSEFAKACFSMTPHEKSIFCGVIKAAKLPDGTASNISKCVQFGDKKISGYKSHDAHFMLHYLLQIAVRSTMPKEVATPLIRLGSFFRSLCQKVIQVEDLDYLENEIAEILCQLEMIFPPSFFDIMVHLPIHLVNEVRLGGPVQFRWMYPTERYLCKLKNYVRNRAYPEGSIAKGYLAEEAITFCSRYLHSNVDTRFNRKSRNYDVTDSLETDPDDYFTTAGRPLGGAGKPFHLDVKSKDDAHRYILFNCNEVQIYISEHDQSVNSNTNKRKWTKAKTQSKEFSEWFKTRAQNDDVPLQLEKLSRGPNFVAKRYPGYVINGYRFHTRKRDTNRKTQNSGVTLVSLTSSFASSKDGNPRTEPITYYGTIVDIIELYYYGNFNFVLFKCDWFEVEKDKYGLTCVRFNKKIYQNDPFVLPSQVHQCYYVQDPFDPNRHYALQTVPRDFFNIADPSNLQAESGENSDGDGELNWVREDIPATIAETPYEMNEAESDGEDFDYDDTLFDFMD is encoded by the exons ATGGACAAAGAGTGGACTAAATTACCGTGGTTTAGTCAAGAGTACATCAACGGTGTTACTCGATTTTTAGACTTTGCCTTCACTAAAGGAAGTCCTCAAGGAGGTGAACTTCTATGCCCTTGTGCTAAGTGTAAAAATATATATTGGAAAACCAGGGATATTATTAGGGATCACCTAATAGCCAAAGGTTTTCTAGACGGTTATGACGTTTGGGTGCACCATGGGGAGAAACTACAAAGGTCTATGGAAATTGGTGATGGGATGGAAGATCAAGATGGATCACATGATGACATTCCTGGCTTATTGCATGACATATATGGAGATAGGGCAGAAGCACACGGAGTTGATGAAGGTCCCAATGACGAGGCTAGAACGTTTTACAGTTTGATTAAAGAGGCGGAACAAGAACTGTACCCTGGATGCAAAGACTTCTCTTCGTTATCATTCACGATTCAACTCTACTTGTTGAAATGTCTCCACGGCTGGAGCAATACGTCATTCACTGCCCTATTAGAATTATTGAAAGAAGCAATGCCTGATTTGAACATTCCGGAATCATtttacaagacaaaagccatgatAAGTGGTTTAGGCCTTGATTATAAGAAGATAGATGCATGCCCAAATGATTGCATGCTATTTTGGAAGGAGCATGAAAAGGACAATTCTTGCACTATTTGTGAAGCTTCACGGTGGAAACAAAATGCTGCAACTGAAGGATGCGAGTCTGAGCAACCCAAAAATGACTGTAGAGTTCCTGCAAAAGTTTTGAGGCACTTTCCGTTGATTCCTAGACTACAAAGGTTGTTCATGTGTTCAAAGACAGCTGAGTCAATGAGATGGCATGAAGAAGAGCGCTCAAAGGATGGAAAATTGAGGCATCCTGCTGACGGTAAAGCGTGGAAGGACTTTGATGAGCTCCATCCAGATTTTTCTAGTGAGTCCCGCAATGTAAGACTTGGCTTAACGAGTGATGGGTTTAATCCATTTAGGACCATGAGCTTATCTCATAGTACATGGCCTGTCTTGATGATGGTATACAACACACCACCTTGGCTGTCCATGAAACCTGAATATACAATGTTGTCATTGTTGATTCCTGGACCAAAATCTCCAGGCAACGATATCGATGTTTACCTCCAACCACTGATAGAGGAGCTAAAGGAGTTATGGGAATCCGGCATAGAGACATATGATTCTTCAatgaatcaaaattttcaaatgcATGCAGCTCTTCTGTGGACAATTAGTGACTACCCTGCTTATGCTATGTTGTCGGGATGGAGCACCAAAGGAAAATTGGCGTGTGCTTGTTGTAAATCTAACACCAATTCGTTATACCTCAAACACAGTCATAAGATGTGTTATATGGACCACCGTACCTTTTTACCAAGAACTCATTCTTGGAGAGACGATGTCAAATCATTTAACGGAGAAGAAGAACATAGAACTGCACCATCCAT TATTGTTGGAACTCTTTTGGACATCATGGGGAAGACAAAAGATCATATTAAAGCCCGTTATGATTTGCAAGAAATGGGAATTAGAGAAAAACTTCATCCAAGGGAGATTGGTGGAGGACGTTCAGAGTTTGCAAAAGCGTGTTTCTCAATGACTCCGCACGAGAAGTCAATTTTTTGTGGAGTTATAAAGGCTGCCAAGTTACCAGATGGGACTgcatcaaatatttcaaaatgtgTACAATTTGGTGACAAAAAAATATCTGGTTACAAGAGCCATGATGCGCATTTCATGTTACACTATTTGTTGCAAATCGCAGTAAGAAGCACAATGCCCAAGGAGGTGGCAACCCCACTAATTCGTCTTGGTTCCTTTTTCCGCTCTCTATGTCAGAAAGTTATACAAGTGGAAGATTTAGATTACCTAGAAAATGAGATTGCAGAGATACTTTGTCAGTTGGAGATGATATTTCCTCCAAGTttctttgacataatggttcacttGCCTATTCACCTTGTAAATGAAGTTAGATTGGGTGGTCCTGTTCAATTTCGATGGATGTATCCCACCGAAAGATACTTGTGTAAACTTAAGAACTATGTCCGCAATAGAGCTTATCCTGAAGGTTCTATTGCCAAGGGGTATCTGGCTGAAGAAGCTATAACATTTTGCTCAAGGTATTTGCATAGCAATGTAGATACAAGGTTTAATAGGAAGAGTCGGAATTATGATGTTACCGATTCACTTGAAACAGATCCAGATGATTACTTTACAACTGCCGGTCGTCCTTTAGGGGGGGCAGGCAAACCCTTTCATCTTGATGTGAAATCAAAGGATGATGCCCATCGATACATCTTATTCAATTGCAATGAAGTTCAAATTTACATCAG TGAGCATGATCAAAGTGTTAATTCAAACACTAACAAAAGGAAGTGGACCAAGGCCAAAActcaaagtaaagaatttagtgAATGGTTTAAAACTCGTGCCCAGAATGATGATGTGCCATTACAACTTGAAAAACTTTCTAGAGGTCCTAATTTTGTTGCAAAGAGGTATCCAGGTTATGTCATTAATGGATATAGGTTCCATACTAGGAAACGAGATACAAATCGCAAAACTCAAAATTCTGGCGTAACTTTAGTTTCACTAACTTCAAGTTTCGCTAGCTCCAAGGATGGAAATCCTAGGACAGAACCCATCACATATTATGGAACCATTGTTGATATAATTGAGTTATACTACTATGGAAATTTCAACTTTGTATTGTTTAAGTGCGATTGGTTTGAGGTTGAAAAAGACAAATACGGACTTACTTGTGTGCGTTTCAATAAGAAAATTTATCAGAATGATCCATTTGTGCTACCTTCTCAAGTTCATCAATGTTACTATGTCCAAGACCCTTTTGATCCAAACCGGCATTATGCTCTGCAAACAGTTCCACGAGATTTCTTTAACATTGCTGACCCGTCAAACTTACAAGCTGAAAGTGGAGAAAATAGTGATGGTGATGGTGAATTAAATTGGGTTAGGGAAGACATACCTGCAACAATAGCTGAAACACCTTATGAAATGAATGAAGCTGAAAGTGATGGAGAGGATTTTGATTATGATGATACCCTATTTGATTTCATGGACTAA
- the LOC131620986 gene encoding coronatine-insensitive protein 1-like has product MEEKDQDQDKDKDTCPGVGRMSARLTDVVLDCVLPYVHDSKDRDAISQVCKRWYELDSSTRKHITIALCYTTTPDRLRRRFPHLESLKLKGKPRAAMFNLIPEDWGGFVTPWVKEISKYFDCLKSLHFRRMIVTDSDLQILARSRHQSLHALKLEKCSGFSTDGLYYICHSCKNLRVLFMEESSVVEKDGEWLRELALNNTFLETLNFYLTDINSIRIQDLELVAKNCPNLVSVKITDCEILSLVNFFRYASSLEEFCGGSYNEEPEKYAAVSLPAKLNRLGLTYIGKHEMPIAFPYAAQLKKLDLLYAMLDTDDHCTLIAKCPNLEILESRNVIGDRGLEVLAHCCKKLKRLRIERGEDDPGMEEDGIVSQRGLIALSHGCPELEYMAVYVSDITNASLEHIGTHLKNLCDFRLVLLDREERITDLPLDNGVRALLRGCEKLKRFALYLRPGGLTDVGLGYIGKYSPNVRWILLGYVGETDAGLLEFSKGCPSLQKLEMRGCSFFSEYALAVAATRLTSLRYLWVQGYGASTSGLDLLAMARPYWNIELIPSRRVIDNHHPAHILAYYSLAGPRSDFPDTVIPLVPATAASYFVNRYASTNSSRLIYFPH; this is encoded by the exons ATGGAGGAGAAAGACCAAGACCAAGACAAAGACAAAGACACGTGTCCCGGCGTCGGAAGAATGAGCGCGAGATTAACCGACGTCGTTCTCGACTGCGTCTTACCGTACGTCCACGATTCCAAGGACCGAGACGCGATTTCTCAGGTATGTAAGCGGTGGTACGAGCTCGATTCGTCGACGAGGAAGCACATCACGATTGCTTTGTGTTACACCACCACGCCGGACCGGCTCCGGCGACGGTTTCCTCATCTGGAATCTCTGAAGCTCAAAGGTAAACCTAGGGCGGCGATGTTTAACTTGATTCCCGAGGATTGGGGAGGGTTTGTTACTCCTTGGGTTAAAGAGATTTCGAAATACTTTGATTGTTTGAAGTCGTTGCACTTTCGTCGGATGATTGTGACGGATTCTGATCTTCAGATTCTGGCGCGTTCTCGTCATCAGAGTCTTCATGCTCTTAAGCTTGAAAAGTGTTCTGGATTTTCAACGGATGGACTTTACTATATTTGTCACTCTTGCAA GAATTTAAGGGTCTTGTTTATGGAGGAAAGCTCAGTTGTTGAGAAAGATGGTGAATGGCTGCGTGAGCTTGCTTTGAATAATACATTTCTTGAGACATTGAATTTTTACTTGACTGATATTAACAGTATCAGGATTCAGGACCTTGAACTTGTAGCAAAAAACTGCCCCAACTTGGTCTCTGTGAAAATTACTGATTGTGAAATCTTGAGTCTAGTAAACTTCTTTCGATATGCATCTTCTCTCGAAGAATTTTGTGGAGGTTCCTACAATGAAGAACCAGAAAAGTACGCTGCTGTATCATTGCCAGCAAAGTTAAATCGATTGGGTTTGACATATATTGGGAAGCATGAAATGCCAATTGCATTTCCTTATGCAGCTCAACTGAAAAAATTGGATCTTCTCTATGCAATGTTGGATACGGATGATCATTGTACATTAATCGCGAAATGCCCCAACTTGGAAATCCTTGAG TCAAGGAATGTAATCGGAGACAGGGGATTAGAAGTACTTGCTCACTGCTGTAAGAAGCTGAAGAGGCTAAGGATCGAAAGAGGCGAGGACGATCCTGGAATGGAAGAAGATGGTATTGTTTCCCAGAGAGGACTTATTGCCCTATCACATGGCTGTCCAGAGCTTGAATACATGGCTGTTTATGTATCTGACATTACAAATGCCTCTCTAGAACACATTGGCACACACTTGAAAAACCTTTGTGATTTTCGCCTCGTCTTGCTAGACCGCGAGGAGAGAATAACTGATTTGCCACTTGATAATGGAGTGAGGGCTTTACTGAGAGGTTGCGAAAAGCTGAAAAGATTTGCTCTATATCTCAGACCCGGTGGTCTAACTGATGTAGGACTAGGTTACATAGGAAAATACAGTCCAAACGTGAGATGGATACTTCTTGGTTATGTCGGAGAAACAGATGCAGGGCTATTGGAATTCTCAAAAGGTTGTCCAAGTCTTCAGAAACTCGAAATGAGAGGATGTTCATTCTTCAGTGAGTATGCACTAGCTGTTGCTGCAACTAGATTAACATCTTTGAGGTATCTTTGGGTACAAGGCTATGGAGCATCAACATCAGGACTTGATCTTTTGGCAATGGCTAGACCCTATTGGAATATTGAGTTGATTCCTTCTAGACGCGTGATCGATAATCATCATCCAGCTCATATTCTTGCTTATTACTCCCTTGCTGGACCAAGATCAGATTTTCCTGATACTGTTATACCTTTGGTTCCTGCAACAGCAGCATCCTATTTTGTTAACAG ATATGCTTCTACCAACTCGTCCAGATTAATTTATTTTCCCCATTGA